The following proteins are encoded in a genomic region of Triticum dicoccoides isolate Atlit2015 ecotype Zavitan chromosome 1B, WEW_v2.0, whole genome shotgun sequence:
- the LOC119309513 gene encoding photosystem II reaction center W protein, chloroplastic-like produces the protein MATISSTMVLVAAIPSPALGLPQLRVARAERLRCRFSKRVSSALAPVVTKGVPLLAVASTTAASAAPMLASALALVDERMSSEATGLSNDLLGWVLLAAIGLVLCFYTVYSSTFDDDDQSGGGGIAL, from the exons ATGGCAACGatcagtagcaccatggtcttggtCGCCGCCATACCATCGCCGGCTCTAG GGCTACCTCAGCTGAGAGTGGCCAGGGCCGAGAGGCTGAGGTGCAGGTTCAGCAAGAGGGTGTCTTCGGCTCTGGCTCCGGTGGTGACCAAGGGCGTGCCGCTTCTCGCCGTGGCGAGCACCACGGCGGCATCAGCGGCCCCGATGCTGGCCTCGGCGCTGGCGCTGGTGGACGAGCGGATGTCAAGTGAGGCCACCGGGCTGAGCAACGACCTGCTGGGGTGGGTCCTGCTGGCTGCCATCGGCCTTGTCTTGTGCTTCTACACCGTCTACTCCTCCACCTTTGACGACGACGAccagtccggcggcggcggcatcgcGCTCTGA